CACCCGTCTCCAGGGCTTCCCGGATTCGGCTGTCCGTCGCCGCCAGCGCCCCGGCCGTCTCGCGCTCCCGTTCGGACAGGGTTGCGTGAACATCGATCACGATGGCATTGGAGAGCAACTGCCGGTCATGCATGTACTTGTCGACACCGGCTGGCCGGCGTATCGCGGTACGAGGGAGGTATTCCTCCGACCACAGTGTTCCGACGACGATCATGCCCGCCTTAAGCATGCCTTCCAGAACAGCCCGGGTCAGCGGCGGATCGGCACCGAGGAAGTTCTGCAGCTCGTCGAGCCAGAGAACGGTCTTCTCGGTGGGCACGTCGCAGGCCCGAATGACATCACGTGTGTCGGCGGGATGCAGAAGCCACCAATCCGGCACGACGGCGAGAATCGCTTCGTACAACGAACGGGTCTTTCCGGTCGAGGAGCCACCGACCATCAGTACGAAGCAACCCTCGTCCACGCCCTTCGCGATGTGCCCGCGCAGCTCGTCATCGAAGTCCCGGACAACATAGGCCGGTAACTCGCTCGCCGATTCACCGGCTCGGATCGACGCATGGATGCCGAGCGCCCGGGGGGAGGCTTCCCGGCACCGCACGGCGTTCTCCGGCCCGACACCGGGCTCGGCGTCCAGACGCCGCCAGACCTCGCGCACCCTGGCACGCACCTCGTCGCGAATCGGCCAGGCCTCCAGCAGCCGTTCCAGCAGGACCTTCCGGATCGGGCGTCGGCCGCTCAATGCATCGCTGACGGCAACACGCCGGAGCTCGCGATCACCAGGCCGCCGCCGGCTGGCCTCCACCTCTTCGAGATCGGTGAAGTTCATTCCGGTGCCCTGATGAATGAGGCTCAGCCAGACGGCGAAATCCGACCAGGTGCGGATCTCGGGAAGATCAGCATTGGCGGAGGACAGCGGGCTCAACCCCTCGGTCGCGGGCCGGGATTCCGGGACAGCCTAGAAGGCTGTGACACCGAAAGACCATATGCGGCGCAGGGTGGGGTCCGATCGGACGTGTCTGGCGCGCCGATCGGCCAATCCGTTCCGGGTGAACAGGCGCGAGAGCTGATCGTCCACATGCTGTTGGTGGGATTCTCATAAAAGCGATCAGCAGCCGAAGGTCCTGGCACCGAGGACTTCGGACCCTGATGTGCGGCAGTACCCAAGGGACATGCTGATCATGCAGCCGCGGCCGGAGCCACCGGCCGGGAGCCCGAGGGAGAGACGCGATGCACGTCAGCAGCCAGTCCACCGTTGTCGCACCGGCCCGCCTGCGCGGCGGCTTCGGTGCTTACCGGGGTACCACCAGCGGCACCCGCCGCAACCAGCTGCCCCGACCGCCGCGTCCACGCTCCGCTCCCGACACCACCATCGCGACCGGCACCGCGCCAACCATCGTGTTCGGCACCGCGCCGGCCGTCGCCACCGGCACCGCGCCGGCCACAGCCACCCCCACCGCTCCAGCCAGCGCGATCAGCCCAATCCCAGCCACCGCAGCCGGCACCGCGACGGCCGTCGCAGCCGGTAGCACAGCGGCCACCGCAACGGGCACCGCGACGGCCGTCGCGGTGGACGGCACGGTCACCACCGTCGCCGGCGGCACCATCGGCGCGACCGCCGGCCTCCCCGCGACCGGCGCCGGCGGTGTGCGCGGCGCCGACGGCACCTCGACCGAGGCCGGAGCCGAGGCCGAGGCCAGAGCCGGAGCCCGGGTCGAAATCGACCTCGACTGGTTCGTCCACCCCTTCGTCGACTGACGCCACAGACCTGTCTCGGCACCCCCAGGACCTGGGTGATCAACCAGCTCGCGTCGGCCGGCCGGGGCCGCAGCCGGCCGGCCGCCCTCCCGCGACTGGTTGATCACCCGGGCCGCCCACCCGGCCCGTACAATGTACGGTATGACGTACACACCCACGCACGACGAGGTCGGCGCCCTGCTCGACTGGTTCGCCCGGTACGACTCGCACGCGCGCGACAACGACATCGAGGCCATGGCCGACATGGCGCTCTTCCCGCTGATGGTGATGACGGACGACTCCGCCGGTGAGTGCGTGGGGCAGGTGTGGGACCGGGCGACGTTCGTCGCGGCGATGAGCATGGCCGGCGCGGGCTCGGCCACGGTCGACTTCGACAACCGCCGCAGCCCGGTGTTCCTCGACGCCGATCTGGCCGTGGTCACGACGGACTCCACGATGACGATCGACGGCGAGATCAGCCGGACCCGCTACGTCGACGTCATGGCCAAGGAGCACGGCGAGTGGCGCTTCAAGAGCATGATCCAGCCCGGCTGGGGCGACATGCTGCGCCAGCACCTGGGCGCGTAGCGGTCACGACGCGGCCGGGGCCCGCACCGCGGCATCGCGGTGCGGGCCCCGGATCCGTGACGGGACCGCCGAGCCGAAGGGCACGCCGGAAGCGGGCGGATCGGCTTCGGAACAGCTGTTACCGCTCGCCGCGCCGCGCCCGCACCGCCGCCAGCGCCTCCGCGAGGATGGCCTCGCCGTCCTCAGGGGACCGGCGTTCCTTCACATAGGCCAGATGTGTCTTGTACGGCTCCGGGCGCGCCGGACCGGGTGGGTTCTCGCGGTCGCGGCCGGCGGGCTGGCCGCAGCGCGGGCAGTCCCAGGCCTCCGGCGCCGGGGCCTCGGCCGCGAGCAGCAGCTCGGTCGTGTGGCCGTTGCCGCACCAGTAGGTGACGGGGACGCGCGGGGCCGGTTCGCTTCTCTCGGTGGGGCGCATGGGGCTGGAGCCCACGCGGGTGCCCCGGATAGCGCTGCCGTTCGGCACGATTCGCTCCTGTCCGTTGGGGGATCGGTGGAAGCGGCGGGAAGCAAACAAAAACTCTGCGCTTGGCCCCGAGGACGGGGACCAAGCGCAGAGTGTACGACTACGGGTGCCGCTCAGGCACCGTCGACGGCGAGTTTCAGCCAGAAACCGAGCCCGACGATGCAGGCGAACCACACGATTCCGACCAGAACGGTGTAGCGGTCGAGGTTCTTCTCGGCCACGGACGATCCGGCCAGGCTGGAGGTGACGCCGCCGCCGAACATGCTCGACATGCCGCCGCCCTTGCCCCGGTGAAGCAGGATGAGCATGGTCAGGATGGCACTCGTGATGATCAGCAACACGATCAACGTGTAGGCGAACCACATCGGCATGATCGGGTCGTTCCTCTCTTGGGCAGGGCCGTCGCCAAGGATAGCGGGCGGTCGAAGTCACAGTCACGCGGGGCACGCGGAAGGGGGCCCAGCCGGGCCCCCTTCGTTTCAACGAGCGTCAGCGCGCGACGTGCTCCGGGAAACGCACGATCTGCACGAACTGCTCGGCGTCGATGCTGGCGCCGCCGACCAGCGCACCGTCCACGTCCGGCTGCGCCATGATCTGGGCGACGTTGTTGCCCTTGACGGAGCCGCCGTAGAGCACGCGGACCTTGTCCGCGGTCTCCTGCCCGTACTTCTTCGCCAGGCGGGCGCGGATGTCGCCGCACACCTCCTGCGCGTCCTCCGGCGTGGCGGTCTTGCCGGTGCCGATCGCCCAGACCGGCTCGTACGCGATGACGATCTTCTCGACCTCGGCGGCGGTGAAGCCGTCGAGACCGGCCTCGAGCTGGTCGGCGCAGTGGGCGATGTGCCCACCGGCCTCGCGGACGTCCAGGCCCTCGCCGAGGCAGAAGATCGGCGTGAGCTCGTTCGCCAGCGCGGCCTTGGCCTTCGCGTTGACCAGGGCGTCCGACTCGTTGTGGTACTCGCGGCGCTCGGAGTGCCCGACCACCACGTAGGTGCAGCCGAGCTTCGCGAGCATCGCGCCCGAGATCTCGCCGGTGTAGGCACCCGACTTGTGCGCCGAGATGTCCTGCGCGCCGTAGCCGATCAGCAGCTTGTCACCGTCGACCGCGGTCTGCACCGTGCGGATGTCGGTGAACGGCGGGAGCACCACGGTCTCCACGTCGGTCAGCTGCTTCTCGGTGAGGCCCGCGGCCAGCTTCTGGACGAGAAGGTTCGCCTCGAAGTGGTTGAGGTTCATCTTCCAGTTGCCGGCCATCAGCGGCCGGCGCGACGAGGTCGCCATTACTTCTCCAAAGCCTCGATACCGGGAAGGGTCTTGCCCTCGAGGTACTCCAGCGAGGCACCGCCACCGGTGGAGATGTGGCCGAACGCGGCCTCGTCCAGGCCGAGCGTGCGCACGGCCGCGGCCGAGTCGCCGCCGCCGACCACGGTGAAGCCGTCGACCTTGGTGATCGCCTCGGCGACGCCCCGGGTGCCGGCCGCGAACGGCGCCAGCTCGAAGACGCCCATCGGGCCGTTCCAGAAGACGGTCCGGGCACCGGCGATGGCCTCGGCGAAGAGCTGGACCGACGCCGGTCCGATGTCGAGGCCCAGGCGGTCGGCGGGAATCCCGTCCGCGGGAACGACGTCGTGCGCGGCGGACGCCGAGAACTCCGAGGCCGCGACCACGTCGACCGGCAGCACGATCCGGTCGCCACCGCGCGCGAGCAGGTCGCGGCAGGTGTCCAGCATCTCCTCCTGGAGCAGCGACTTCCCGACCTCGTGGCCCTGGGCCTTGAGGAACGTGAAGCACATGCCGCCGCCGATGAGCAGCCGGTCCACCTGGGGCAGCAGCGCCTCGATCACGGCCAGCTTGTCGCTGACCTTCGAGCCGCCGAGCACCACCACGTACGGCTTCTCCGGGGAGCTGACCTTCTTCAGCACCTCGACCTCGCGGCCGACCAGGCCACCGGCGTAGTGCGGAAGCAGGGCCGGCACGTCGTAGACGCTGGCGTGCTTGCGGTGCACCGCACCGAAGCCGTCGCCCACGTAGACGTCCGCGAACGCGGCGAGCTTGGCCGCGAAGGCCTCGCGCTCCGCGGCGTCCTTGCTGGTCTCGCCCGCGTTGAAGCGCAGGTTCTCGAGCAGGAGGACGTGGCCGTCCTCCAGCGCGGCGACCGCGGTCTCGGCGCCGGGGCCGACCGTGTCCTCCGCGTAGACCACGGCGGACCCGAGCAGCTCGCGAAGCCGCTCGGCGACCGGCTCCAGGGTGAACGCCGGGTCCGGCGCACCCTTCGGGCGGCCGAGGTGGGACATGACGATGACGCGGGCGCCCGCGTCACGGAGCGCCACCAGCGTCGGGAGGACCGCGCGGATCCGGCCGTCGTCGGTGATGACGCGGGGGTCAGAGTCCTTCTCGAACGGGACGTTCAGGTCGGCGCGCACGAGCACGCGCCGACCCGAGACACCCTCGCCGAGCAGGTCGTCGAGAGTCTTCACAGAATGAGTCCCTTACAGGGAGGCGCCGACGTACTTGACCAGGTCGACGAGGCGGTTGGAGTAGCCCCACTCGTTGTCGTACCAGCCGACGACCTTGACCTGCGTGCCACCGATGACCTTGGTCAGCGGCGCGTCGAAGATGCAGGACGCCGGGTCGGTGACGATGTCCGACGAGACGATCGGGTCCTCGGAGTAGGTCAGGTAGCCCTTGAGCGCGCCCTCGGCGGCGGCCTTGACGGCGGCGTTGACCTCCTCGACCGTGGTCTCGCGCGAGGCGACGAACGTCAGGTCGGTGGCGGAGCCGGTCGGGATCGGCACGCGGACCGCGAAGCCGTCCAGCTTGCCCTTGAGCTCCGGCATGACCAGGCCGATCGCCTTGGCGGCACCGGTCGAGGTCGGGACCAGGTTCAGCGCGGCGGCGCGGGCCCGGCGGAGGTCGCTGTGCGGACCGTCCTGCAGGTTCTGGTCCTGGGTGTACGCGTGGATCGTGGTCATCAGGCCGTGCTCGATGCCGATCGCGTCGTTGATCGCCTTGGCCATCGGCGCGAGGCAGTTCGTGGTGCAGGACGCGTTCGAGATCACGGTGTGCGACGCCGGGTCGTACTTGTCGTGGTTCACGCCCATGACGACCGTGACGTCCTCGTTCTTCGCCGGAGCGGAGATGATGACCTTCTTGGCGCCGGCCTCGACGTGCGCCTTGGCCTTGGTGGCGTCCGTGAAGAAGCCGGTCGACTCGATCACGATGTCGGCGCCGACGGCGTCCCACGCGAGCTTGCTCGGGTCACGCTCGGCGGACGCGCGGAACGTGTTGCCACCGACGGTGATCTCGGTGTCGGTCGCCTTGACCTCGTGGCCCAGGCGGCCCAGGATGCTGTCGTACTTCAGCAGGTGGGCGAGCGACTTGTTGTCGGTCAGGTCGTTCACACCGACGATCTGCACGTCGGCACCGGACGCGAGCACCGCCCGGAAGAAGTTACGGCCGATCCGGCCGAAGCCGTTGATACCAACCCGGATGGTCACAGGTCCGTCTCCTCGCGATCTGGCCCGCCGTGGGTTTACTCGGCGGACTCACATGCCGACCGTTTTCCGCAGCCGGCCGCCAATTGGTCGTACCGATCAGCCCTGCCGCGGTTGCGCAAGAGACCCGAACCACGACGAGGGGTGAACCGGTTGCCGGCCCCGTCGCCGTACGCTGCGAACACTATCGGAGTTGTTGCAGCGCCGTTGCGGCGGGGCTAAGGATCCCATCGTGTCCGGTTGCACCGAGGTCTACCAGGGCACTTCGGCCCCTTCCGGCGCCTTTCGAAGATCACAAAGCAGCGAGGGTACGGTCGGCGACCGTACCCTCGCGTGCAGCCGGTCAGCAGGCGAGCATCTCCGGCGTCACGGCCGCTTCGGTGTCCGGTATCCCCAGGTCACGCGCCCGTTTGTCGGCGAGCGCGAGCAGCCGGCGGATCCGCCCGGCGATCGCGTCCTTGGTCAGCGGCGGGTCAGCCAGCGCGCCCAGTTCCTCCAGCGACGCCTGCCGGTGCTGCAACCGCAGGTGCCCGGCGGAGGTCAGGTGGTTGGGCGCGTCCTCGGAGAGAATCTCCAACGCACGGGTGACCCGGGCGGCGGCCGCGACCGCGGCCCGGGCGGACCGGCGCAGGTTCGCGTCGTCGAAGTTCGCCAGCCGGTTCGCCGTCGCCCGGACCTCGCGGCGGACCCGGCGCTCCTCCCAGGACAGCACGCTGGAGTGCGCACCGATCCGGGTGAGCAGCGCGGCGATCGCGTCACCGTCCTTGACCACCACCCGGTCCACGCCGCGCACCTCACGCTGCTTGGCGGTTATCCCGATCCGCCGGGCCGCGCCGACCAGCGCCAGCGCCGACTCCGGGCCGGGGCAGGTGATCTCCAGCGCGCAGGAACGCCCCGGCTCGGTGAGCGAGCCGTGCGCCATGAACGCGCCGCGCCAGGCCGCGACCGCGCAGCACGCGTTCCCGGAGATCACGTGATGCGGGAGTCCGCGCACCGGCCAGCCGCGCACGTCGAGCAGCCCGGTCTGGCGGGCCAGCGCCTCGCCGTCCTTGACCACCCGGACGATGAAGTGGCTGCCCTTGCGCAGGCCACCGGAGGCGAGCACGTGGGTCTCGCTGGAGTAGCCGTACACCTCGGCGATCTCCCGCCGGAGGCGCCGCGCCGCGACGCCGGTGTCGAGCTCGGCCTCCACGACCACCCGGCCGGACACGATGTGCAACCCGCCCGAGAAGCGCAGGAGCGCGGTCATCTCGGCCCGCCGGCAGCACGGCTTCGCCACTTCCACGCGGCTCAGCTCGTCCTTGACGGCCGCAGTCATCGCCATATCGTCGTCACCTCGTGCACGCAATCCTTGAGTTGTGTGAGCCGTTGTCAACCTGGCCCGGGTGGCCGGACGGCAGGACGCCGCTCGACGGCCCGGTGCGCCAGGTCGAAAAAAGCTCAATGTCTCTGCTCGCCTCGCCCATGGCTTAACGATCGACTTCCAGCACCGGCACCAGCGCGGTGCCGAGTGTGACCGGATCATGCCGCGGGCTGCCGTCCGGCACCGCGACGGGAGCCAGCACCAGCCGGGCACCCAGCGATTCTGCCGCACCCGCGACCGGTTCGGGGTCACCGACCGCCGCGGGATCCGCGAGGACCACGTCCGCGGTCAGTCCCGGCAGGTACCAGGCGAGCGCGGCCAGGTGGTCGGCGACGGAGAGCCCGAGCGTCTCCTTCTCCGCCGCGAGGTTGAGCAGCACCAGCCGCCGGGCCGGGCTGGCCAGGATCGCCGCGGCCAGCTCCGGCACCAGCAGGTGCGGGATGACGCTGGTGTACCAGCTGCCCGGCCCGAAGATCAGCCAGTCCGCCTCGGCCACGGCCGCGAGCGCCTCCGGGCAGGCCGGCGGGTCCTTGGGCAACAGCCGGACCTGCTGCACGGTGCCGCGGGTGACCGCGACCTCGTGCTGGCCGTGCACGGTGCTGATCTCGTCCGGCCGGTCCGGGTCGACGCCGCGCACGTCCGCCTCCAGCTGCACGCCGTGCGTGGACATCGGCAGCACCCGGCCCTGCGCGCGGACCAGTCCGGCCGCGTGGTCGAGCGCCGCGACCGGGTCGCCGAACAGTTCCATCAGGCCGCAGAGCAGCAGGTTGCCGACCGCGTGGCCGGTGAGCGGGTCCTCGTCGCCGAAGCCGGCCGCGGTGAACCGGTGCTGGAGCAGCGCGGCGGTGCGGGCCGACGTCTCGTCCTCCGCGGCGAGCGCGGCGAGCGCCTGGCGCAGATCGCCGGGCGGGAGGATGCCGCGCTCCGCACGCAGCCGCCCGCTGGACCCGCCGTTGTCACCCACGGTGACGACCGCGGTCAGCTCGAGGTGCAGCTCCGGCCGGATCCGCCGGAGCGCCCGCAGCGACGCCCCGAGACCGTGACCGCCGCCGAACGCGACGACCTTGACGGCCGGCGAGCCGCTGTCGGCCCGCCCGGCCGGTGGCAGAACGCTCACTCGCGCCCCAGGTCGCGGTGGTGGGCGGTGGCGGCGAGGCGCGCCTCGCGGAGCCGGGTGGCGAGC
This genomic window from Catenuloplanes niger contains:
- a CDS encoding nuclear transport factor 2 family protein, yielding MTYTPTHDEVGALLDWFARYDSHARDNDIEAMADMALFPLMVMTDDSAGECVGQVWDRATFVAAMSMAGAGSATVDFDNRRSPVFLDADLAVVTTDSTMTIDGEISRTRYVDVMAKEHGEWRFKSMIQPGWGDMLRQHLGA
- a CDS encoding RNA polymerase-binding protein RbpA; amino-acid sequence: MPNGSAIRGTRVGSSPMRPTERSEPAPRVPVTYWCGNGHTTELLLAAEAPAPEAWDCPRCGQPAGRDRENPPGPARPEPYKTHLAYVKERRSPEDGEAILAEALAAVRARRGER
- the secG gene encoding preprotein translocase subunit SecG, coding for MPMWFAYTLIVLLIITSAILTMLILLHRGKGGGMSSMFGGGVTSSLAGSSVAEKNLDRYTVLVGIVWFACIVGLGFWLKLAVDGA
- the tpiA gene encoding triose-phosphate isomerase, translating into MATSSRRPLMAGNWKMNLNHFEANLLVQKLAAGLTEKQLTDVETVVLPPFTDIRTVQTAVDGDKLLIGYGAQDISAHKSGAYTGEISGAMLAKLGCTYVVVGHSERREYHNESDALVNAKAKAALANELTPIFCLGEGLDVREAGGHIAHCADQLEAGLDGFTAAEVEKIVIAYEPVWAIGTGKTATPEDAQEVCGDIRARLAKKYGQETADKVRVLYGGSVKGNNVAQIMAQPDVDGALVGGASIDAEQFVQIVRFPEHVAR
- a CDS encoding phosphoglycerate kinase; the encoded protein is MKTLDDLLGEGVSGRRVLVRADLNVPFEKDSDPRVITDDGRIRAVLPTLVALRDAGARVIVMSHLGRPKGAPDPAFTLEPVAERLRELLGSAVVYAEDTVGPGAETAVAALEDGHVLLLENLRFNAGETSKDAAEREAFAAKLAAFADVYVGDGFGAVHRKHASVYDVPALLPHYAGGLVGREVEVLKKVSSPEKPYVVVLGGSKVSDKLAVIEALLPQVDRLLIGGGMCFTFLKAQGHEVGKSLLQEEMLDTCRDLLARGGDRIVLPVDVVAASEFSASAAHDVVPADGIPADRLGLDIGPASVQLFAEAIAGARTVFWNGPMGVFELAPFAAGTRGVAEAITKVDGFTVVGGGDSAAAVRTLGLDEAAFGHISTGGGASLEYLEGKTLPGIEALEK
- the gap gene encoding type I glyceraldehyde-3-phosphate dehydrogenase; the protein is MTIRVGINGFGRIGRNFFRAVLASGADVQIVGVNDLTDNKSLAHLLKYDSILGRLGHEVKATDTEITVGGNTFRASAERDPSKLAWDAVGADIVIESTGFFTDATKAKAHVEAGAKKVIISAPAKNEDVTVVMGVNHDKYDPASHTVISNASCTTNCLAPMAKAINDAIGIEHGLMTTIHAYTQDQNLQDGPHSDLRRARAAALNLVPTSTGAAKAIGLVMPELKGKLDGFAVRVPIPTGSATDLTFVASRETTVEEVNAAVKAAAEGALKGYLTYSEDPIVSSDIVTDPASCIFDAPLTKVIGGTQVKVVGWYDNEWGYSNRLVDLVKYVGASL
- the whiA gene encoding DNA-binding protein WhiA — its product is MAMTAAVKDELSRVEVAKPCCRRAEMTALLRFSGGLHIVSGRVVVEAELDTGVAARRLRREIAEVYGYSSETHVLASGGLRKGSHFIVRVVKDGEALARQTGLLDVRGWPVRGLPHHVISGNACCAVAAWRGAFMAHGSLTEPGRSCALEITCPGPESALALVGAARRIGITAKQREVRGVDRVVVKDGDAIAALLTRIGAHSSVLSWEERRVRREVRATANRLANFDDANLRRSARAAVAAAARVTRALEILSEDAPNHLTSAGHLRLQHRQASLEELGALADPPLTKDAIAGRIRRLLALADKRARDLGIPDTEAAVTPEMLAC
- a CDS encoding gluconeogenesis factor YvcK family protein, with amino-acid sequence MSVLPPAGRADSGSPAVKVVAFGGGHGLGASLRALRRIRPELHLELTAVVTVGDNGGSSGRLRAERGILPPGDLRQALAALAAEDETSARTAALLQHRFTAAGFGDEDPLTGHAVGNLLLCGLMELFGDPVAALDHAAGLVRAQGRVLPMSTHGVQLEADVRGVDPDRPDEISTVHGQHEVAVTRGTVQQVRLLPKDPPACPEALAAVAEADWLIFGPGSWYTSVIPHLLVPELAAAILASPARRLVLLNLAAEKETLGLSVADHLAALAWYLPGLTADVVLADPAAVGDPEPVAGAAESLGARLVLAPVAVPDGSPRHDPVTLGTALVPVLEVDR